In Tessaracoccus flavus, the following are encoded in one genomic region:
- a CDS encoding rhodanese-related sulfurtransferase, which yields MSVAKILLFYRFVPLADPEAVKLWQLELCTRLKLRGRVIVAPHGINATLGGELDACKAYLRATKQYGPFRELDEKWSEGTSLDDEGRSLDFPRLSVKTRPELVAFGTPGDVVVGPEGVVGGGERLTPEQVDDLASSNAEVVFFDGRNRVEAEVGRFDGAVVPDVDNTHDFLAELDSGKYDHLKDRPIVTYCTGGVRCEVLSKLMKDRGFAEVYQLHGGVARYLERFGSSSLWKGDLAVFDGREVMQVPGSTPIGTCHACGAPTSRLQNCADLSCRSRLVTCDRCGERPVDCNAHGPAPTQ from the coding sequence GTGTCCGTGGCCAAGATCCTCCTCTTCTACCGCTTCGTCCCGCTTGCTGACCCCGAAGCGGTGAAGCTGTGGCAACTTGAGCTCTGCACCCGGCTCAAACTGCGCGGTCGCGTCATCGTTGCCCCTCACGGGATCAACGCCACGCTCGGCGGCGAGCTGGACGCCTGCAAGGCCTACCTACGCGCGACCAAGCAGTACGGGCCGTTCCGGGAGCTGGACGAGAAGTGGTCGGAGGGGACGTCGCTGGACGACGAGGGCCGGTCGCTCGACTTTCCGCGCCTGAGCGTCAAGACCCGCCCCGAACTCGTGGCGTTCGGGACGCCCGGCGACGTCGTCGTCGGGCCAGAGGGAGTGGTCGGCGGGGGAGAGCGGCTCACACCGGAGCAGGTCGACGATCTGGCATCGTCGAACGCCGAGGTCGTGTTCTTCGACGGCCGTAACCGCGTGGAGGCCGAGGTGGGCCGTTTCGACGGTGCCGTCGTACCGGATGTCGACAACACCCACGACTTCCTGGCCGAGCTTGATTCGGGCAAGTACGACCATCTGAAGGATCGCCCGATCGTGACGTACTGCACGGGCGGCGTGCGCTGCGAGGTGCTGAGCAAGCTCATGAAGGACAGGGGCTTCGCCGAGGTCTACCAACTGCACGGCGGCGTCGCGCGCTACCTGGAGCGTTTCGGCTCGTCGTCTCTCTGGAAGGGAGACCTCGCGGTGTTCGACGGGCGCGAGGTGATGCAGGTGCCGGGCTCCACTCCGATCGGCACCTGTCATGCCTGCGGCGCGCCGACGTCGCGGCTGCAGAACTGCGCCGACCTCTCCTGCCGGTCCAGGCTGGTGACCTGCGACCGGTGCGGCGAGCGGCCGGTGGACTGCAACGCCCACGGACCCGCCCCGACCCAATAG
- a CDS encoding circularly permuted type 2 ATP-grasp protein produces the protein MSVLFDDYPRGQSAYDEMVGPDGVRSAQRTVADGLERLGLDEVRSRAEYLSSSYIDQGVTFDIGGEERPFPLDVVPRVMQADEFAHIEAGSKQRVLAMEAFLDDIYTEGRCFSEGVIPRHVVASSPHFHRVMAGITTANGVRVHVAGIDLIRGNDGVYRVLEDNVRSPSGVSYVMTNRRAINAALPEVASRHRIRPVENYPSELLKALRAAAPSGVSDPTVVVLTPGVYNSAYFEHAMLARMMGVELVEGRDLVAHGGHVSLRTTRGLRPVHVIYRRIDDEFLDPAVFRADSLLGCAGLLNAARAGNVTIANAVGNGVADDKLVYTYLPDLIRFYLGEDPILASVDTWRLEEAAAREEVLDRLAELVVKPVDGSGGKGIVIGPRASAEELERLRRQILKDARGWIAQPVVQLSTVPTMIDGKLRPRHVDLRPFVVNSGSDIFVLPGGLTRVALPEGELIVNSSQGGGSKDTWVLHDGRPTERRRTKQPTPRSVSVPLSEQVIDRVIRHQHEQQQQNQPGEASC, from the coding sequence ATGAGTGTGCTGTTCGACGACTACCCGCGTGGCCAGTCGGCCTATGACGAGATGGTGGGGCCCGACGGCGTCAGGTCCGCGCAGCGCACGGTGGCGGACGGCCTCGAGAGACTAGGACTGGACGAGGTGCGCTCGCGCGCCGAGTACCTCAGCTCGTCGTACATCGACCAGGGCGTCACTTTCGACATCGGTGGGGAGGAACGTCCGTTCCCCCTCGACGTCGTCCCCCGCGTCATGCAGGCCGACGAGTTTGCGCACATCGAGGCGGGCAGCAAGCAGCGCGTGCTCGCGATGGAGGCCTTCCTCGACGACATCTACACCGAGGGGCGCTGTTTCTCAGAAGGCGTCATTCCGCGCCACGTCGTGGCGTCGTCGCCTCATTTCCACAGGGTGATGGCGGGCATCACCACGGCCAACGGCGTGCGGGTCCACGTGGCGGGCATCGACCTCATCCGCGGCAACGACGGCGTCTACAGGGTGCTCGAGGACAACGTCCGCTCCCCGTCCGGGGTCAGCTACGTCATGACCAACCGACGAGCCATCAACGCGGCGCTGCCGGAGGTTGCGTCCAGGCACCGCATCCGGCCCGTCGAGAACTACCCGTCGGAACTGCTGAAGGCGCTCCGGGCGGCTGCGCCGTCGGGCGTGTCCGACCCGACCGTCGTCGTCCTTACCCCAGGGGTCTACAACTCCGCCTACTTCGAGCACGCGATGCTGGCGCGGATGATGGGCGTCGAGCTCGTGGAGGGGCGCGACCTCGTGGCGCACGGCGGTCACGTGTCGCTCCGTACCACCCGAGGGCTCCGCCCCGTGCACGTCATCTACCGCCGCATCGACGACGAATTCCTGGACCCGGCCGTGTTCCGGGCCGACTCGCTGCTCGGCTGCGCCGGTCTGCTCAACGCGGCCAGGGCCGGCAACGTGACGATCGCGAACGCCGTCGGCAACGGGGTGGCCGATGACAAGCTGGTCTACACCTACCTCCCCGACCTCATCCGCTTCTACCTCGGCGAGGACCCGATCCTCGCGAGCGTCGACACCTGGCGGCTCGAGGAGGCGGCGGCCCGCGAGGAAGTCCTCGACCGCCTGGCCGAACTCGTGGTCAAGCCCGTCGACGGTTCGGGCGGCAAGGGCATCGTCATCGGACCGCGGGCCAGCGCGGAGGAGTTGGAACGTCTCCGACGCCAGATCCTCAAGGACGCGCGCGGCTGGATCGCCCAGCCGGTGGTGCAGCTCTCCACGGTGCCGACGATGATCGACGGCAAGCTCCGGCCCCGGCACGTCGACCTCAGGCCGTTCGTCGTCAATTCGGGCAGTGACATCTTCGTCCTGCCCGGCGGGCTCACCCGCGTGGCGCTGCCCGAGGGTGAGCTCATCGTCAACTCGTCGCAGGGCGGCGGGTCGAAGGACACGTGGGTGCTGCACGACGGCAGACCGACCGAGCGACGGCGCACGAAGCAGCCGACTCCGCGGTCGGTCTCGGTCCCGCTGTCGGAGCAGGTCATCGACCGCGTGATCCGGCATCAGCACGAACAGCAACAGCAGAACCAGCCCGGGGAGGCGTCATGCTGA
- a CDS encoding TIGR00730 family Rossman fold protein, with the protein MTVPKRRQGAVELRGKEHAQPMADQALLEGREKRWSQQDPWRVLRIQSEFVDGFDALQELEPAVSIFGSARTKPGTEMYELGEALGRGLVEKGFAVITGGGPGIMEAGNKGAFEAGGTSVGLGIELPHEQGMNDYITLGINFRYFFARKTMFLKYSRGFITMPGGFGTLDELFEALTLIQTGKVHNFPMVLFGTAYWTPLMDWVRHTVLDGGFVSAPDLDLVTLTDDVDEAIEAMGEPR; encoded by the coding sequence ATGACCGTTCCGAAACGCCGCCAGGGTGCGGTTGAACTGCGAGGCAAGGAGCACGCCCAGCCGATGGCTGACCAGGCCCTCCTGGAGGGCCGCGAGAAGCGCTGGAGCCAGCAGGACCCGTGGCGGGTGCTGCGGATCCAGTCGGAGTTCGTGGACGGGTTCGACGCGCTGCAGGAGCTCGAACCTGCGGTCAGCATCTTCGGCTCGGCGCGCACCAAGCCCGGCACCGAGATGTACGAGTTGGGTGAGGCGCTGGGCCGTGGGCTCGTGGAGAAGGGCTTCGCCGTGATCACCGGCGGCGGGCCCGGCATCATGGAGGCCGGCAACAAGGGTGCCTTCGAAGCGGGCGGCACCTCCGTCGGTCTCGGCATCGAACTGCCGCACGAGCAGGGCATGAACGACTACATCACGCTCGGTATCAATTTCCGGTACTTCTTCGCCCGCAAGACGATGTTCCTCAAGTACAGCCGCGGGTTCATCACGATGCCCGGCGGTTTCGGGACGCTGGACGAACTGTTCGAGGCGCTGACGCTCATCCAGACGGGAAAGGTGCACAACTTCCCGATGGTCCTGTTCGGGACCGCCTACTGGACGCCGCTGATGGACTGGGTGCGCCACACCGTCCTCGACGGCGGCTTCGTGTCGGCCCCCGATCTGGACCTCGTCACCCTGACCGACGACGTCGACGAGGCGATCGAGGCCATGGGCGAGCCCCGATGA
- a CDS encoding DUF3117 domain-containing protein, producing the protein MAAMKPRTGDGPMEVTKEGRGIVMRVPVDGGGRLVVEMNATEATDLLNALKGVVG; encoded by the coding sequence ATGGCAGCGATGAAGCCCCGCACTGGTGACGGGCCCATGGAGGTCACGAAGGAGGGCCGGGGCATCGTGATGCGCGTCCCGGTCGATGGGGGAGGGCGGCTCGTCGTCGAGATGAACGCCACCGAGGCCACCGATCTCCTCAACGCACTCAAGGGCGTCGTCGGCTGA
- a CDS encoding O-methyltransferase → MNKRATHLEPPNAASWAFAEDYVEPSAEVAQARDDATLGGLTPVTTGVAATLKVLTRAIGAKAVVEVGTVMGGSGLSFLEGMGPDGILTSIDAEADNQIPARQIFNRAGVPSSRFRLIAGSPIEIMPKLRDGAYDIVFINGDKLEYVEYVAGSLRLLRHGGLLIVNDALWHNKVADPNDETDESIIIREALDAVTTSESYTQALLPAGNGLLLAVKD, encoded by the coding sequence GTGAACAAGCGAGCTACGCACCTTGAGCCCCCGAACGCCGCCAGCTGGGCCTTCGCCGAGGACTACGTCGAGCCGTCCGCCGAGGTCGCGCAGGCCCGGGACGACGCCACCCTGGGGGGCCTCACCCCCGTAACCACCGGAGTTGCTGCCACGCTGAAGGTGCTGACTCGCGCGATCGGCGCCAAGGCCGTCGTCGAGGTCGGCACCGTCATGGGCGGGTCGGGGCTGAGCTTCCTCGAGGGCATGGGGCCCGACGGGATCCTCACGTCGATCGACGCCGAGGCGGACAACCAGATCCCCGCCCGGCAGATCTTCAACCGGGCCGGCGTTCCGTCCTCCCGCTTCCGGCTCATCGCCGGCTCTCCGATCGAGATCATGCCGAAGCTCCGCGACGGGGCCTACGACATCGTCTTCATCAACGGAGACAAGCTTGAATACGTGGAGTACGTGGCCGGCTCGCTTCGGCTGCTGCGCCACGGGGGCCTACTGATCGTCAACGACGCCCTCTGGCACAACAAGGTGGCCGACCCGAACGACGAGACCGACGAGTCGATCATCATCCGTGAAGCCCTCGACGCCGTCACGACGAGCGAGTCCTACACCCAGGCCCTGTTGCCCGCCGGCAACGGTCTCCTGCTGGCCGTCAAGGACTGA
- the dapD gene encoding 2,3,4,5-tetrahydropyridine-2,6-dicarboxylate N-succinyltransferase: MTTRTAWAWGLATVHTTGSVLDAWFPEPQLGSDVTDEPNSLLTEAQFVDEIRQVETKVVRVEIELDEAPATVEDAYLRLHLLSARLVEPHGLNLTGIFGILPNNAWTTAGPVRIGDIPRVRLLLGARGQQLTVYGIDKFPRMVDYIAPSGVRIADADRVRLGAHLAEGTTVMHEGFVNFNAGTLGTSMVEGRISAGVVVADGTDVGGGASIMGTLSGGGQEVIRLGERCLLGANSGVGISLGDDCVVEAGLYVTAGTKVELSDGRVVKARELSGQNDLLFLRDSQTGKVVARHRRGSKVELNSELHAN; the protein is encoded by the coding sequence ATGACCACCAGAACTGCCTGGGCCTGGGGCCTGGCCACCGTGCACACCACCGGCTCCGTCCTGGACGCCTGGTTCCCCGAGCCGCAGCTCGGGTCAGACGTCACCGACGAGCCGAACTCGCTGCTGACCGAGGCCCAGTTCGTCGACGAGATCCGCCAGGTCGAGACCAAGGTAGTCCGGGTGGAGATCGAGCTGGACGAGGCCCCCGCGACCGTCGAGGACGCCTACCTCCGCCTCCACCTGCTGAGCGCGCGCCTCGTCGAGCCTCACGGGCTCAACCTCACCGGCATCTTCGGGATCCTCCCGAACAACGCCTGGACCACCGCCGGACCCGTGCGCATCGGCGACATCCCCCGGGTCCGGCTGCTCCTCGGAGCCAGGGGCCAGCAGCTCACCGTCTACGGCATCGACAAGTTCCCCCGCATGGTGGACTACATCGCGCCGAGCGGAGTGCGGATCGCCGACGCCGACCGTGTGCGGCTGGGAGCCCATCTCGCCGAGGGCACCACCGTCATGCACGAGGGCTTCGTCAACTTCAACGCCGGCACCCTCGGCACCTCCATGGTGGAGGGTCGCATCTCCGCCGGGGTCGTCGTCGCCGACGGTACCGACGTGGGGGGCGGTGCCTCGATCATGGGCACTCTCTCGGGCGGCGGCCAGGAAGTCATCCGGCTCGGGGAACGCTGCCTGCTCGGCGCCAACTCGGGTGTCGGCATCTCGCTGGGCGACGACTGCGTGGTCGAGGCCGGCCTGTACGTCACCGCCGGCACGAAGGTCGAGCTGTCGGACGGGCGTGTGGTCAAGGCGCGCGAGCTCAGCGGCCAGAACGACCTGCTGTTCCTCCGCGACTCGCAGACGGGCAAGGTGGTCGCCCGCCACCGTCGCGGCTCGAAGGTCGAGCTCAACTCAGAGCTGCACGCCAACTGA
- the glgA gene encoding glycogen synthase — protein sequence MKLSLLTREYPPSIYGGAGVHVAQLVPQLRKLIDVEVHCMGEPREGATAHAEDFPAGANAALRVLGADLSMAAAVGDVDVVHSHTWYANMAGHLAGLLRDIPHVVTSHSLEPHRPWKAEQLGGGYRVSSWAEKTAYEAADAVISVSAGMRRDVLESYPDLDPDKVHVVKNGIDTDEFRPDHGTDVVTGLGMDPDRPSVAFVGRITRQKGLVHLVRAAQQFDPDTQVVLLAGAPDTPEIAAEFETAFAELKAQRSAPVIWVADMLPRAAVRQVLTHATVFACPSIYEPLGIVNLEAMACETPVVATAVGGIPEVVKDGMTGLLVPYDPERAGDREFIDAFEAEFANKTNLLTRDQHMAQQFGKAGRQRCIDEFSWAKIAQETVDVYQAAINARG from the coding sequence ATGAAGCTCTCCCTGCTGACCCGCGAGTACCCGCCGTCGATCTACGGCGGCGCCGGCGTCCACGTGGCGCAACTCGTGCCACAACTCCGCAAGCTGATCGACGTCGAGGTGCACTGCATGGGCGAACCCCGCGAGGGCGCCACCGCCCACGCCGAGGACTTCCCCGCCGGCGCCAACGCGGCGCTCCGCGTGCTGGGGGCCGACCTGTCCATGGCTGCGGCGGTCGGGGACGTCGACGTGGTGCACTCCCACACCTGGTACGCCAACATGGCAGGGCACCTCGCGGGGCTCCTCAGGGACATCCCGCACGTGGTCACCTCACACTCCCTCGAGCCGCACCGCCCATGGAAGGCCGAGCAACTCGGCGGTGGCTACCGGGTCTCGAGTTGGGCGGAGAAGACCGCGTACGAAGCCGCCGACGCCGTCATCTCCGTGAGCGCCGGCATGCGGCGCGATGTCCTGGAGAGCTACCCCGACCTCGACCCCGACAAGGTCCACGTCGTCAAGAACGGCATCGACACCGACGAGTTCCGCCCCGACCACGGGACCGACGTCGTGACCGGGCTGGGCATGGACCCGGACCGGCCATCCGTCGCGTTCGTGGGGCGGATCACGCGGCAGAAGGGTCTGGTCCACCTGGTTCGCGCGGCGCAGCAGTTCGACCCGGACACGCAGGTGGTCCTGCTCGCCGGCGCTCCGGACACCCCGGAGATCGCGGCGGAGTTCGAGACGGCATTCGCAGAGCTGAAGGCGCAGCGGTCCGCGCCGGTCATCTGGGTGGCCGACATGCTGCCCCGCGCCGCCGTTCGCCAGGTGCTCACCCACGCGACGGTGTTCGCGTGCCCCTCCATTTACGAGCCCCTCGGCATCGTCAATCTGGAGGCGATGGCCTGCGAGACCCCGGTGGTGGCAACTGCTGTCGGCGGCATCCCCGAGGTGGTCAAGGACGGCATGACCGGACTGCTCGTGCCCTACGACCCGGAGCGGGCCGGGGACAGGGAGTTCATCGACGCCTTCGAGGCTGAATTCGCCAACAAGACAAACCTCCTCACGCGTGACCAGCACATGGCACAGCAGTTCGGTAAGGCCGGGCGCCAGCGCTGCATCGACGAGTTCTCCTGGGCCAAGATCGCCCAGGAGACCGTCGACGTCTACCAGGCTGCGATCAACGCCCGGGGCTGA
- a CDS encoding alpha-E domain-containing protein, whose protein sequence is MLSRIAESLFWIGRYLERAEDTGRIVEVHQHQLLDDPTVDHAQAARDLLLLMGRAVEEEEPDVLTYLCYDEKSPVSFVNAFGQAREAARRARETVSTEVWESINTTWLAIRGGRLQRMRPASMFKFVRERCAVISGLADNTMSHDEGWLFLTLGRSIERIDMTSRLLSTPSLARNSPRAWDHVLSGCGAHHAFVQRYGALASERDAAEFLILDRLFPRSLIYTLGSAVDALTQLGPGNQRIRPDDPAARLLGAARASLEFLPPDEILSELPEQMGKLQVVCSQTTQAVSVRYFEGSAAAEWVGGAW, encoded by the coding sequence ATGCTGAGCCGTATCGCCGAATCCCTGTTCTGGATCGGCCGCTACCTTGAGCGGGCTGAGGACACTGGGCGGATCGTCGAGGTGCACCAGCACCAGCTGCTCGACGACCCCACCGTCGACCACGCGCAGGCCGCGCGAGACCTGCTGCTGCTCATGGGCCGGGCCGTCGAGGAGGAGGAGCCCGACGTGCTCACCTACCTCTGCTACGACGAGAAGTCCCCCGTCAGCTTCGTCAACGCATTCGGTCAGGCGCGGGAGGCGGCCCGGCGCGCACGCGAGACCGTCTCGACGGAGGTGTGGGAGTCCATCAACACCACGTGGCTGGCCATCCGCGGGGGGCGGCTCCAGCGCATGCGGCCCGCCTCGATGTTCAAGTTCGTGCGGGAACGCTGCGCGGTCATCTCGGGGCTCGCCGACAACACGATGAGCCACGACGAGGGTTGGCTCTTCCTCACCCTGGGGCGGAGCATCGAGCGCATCGACATGACCAGCAGGCTGCTCTCAACACCGTCGCTCGCCAGGAACTCACCGCGGGCCTGGGACCACGTGTTGAGCGGCTGCGGCGCACACCACGCCTTCGTCCAGCGCTACGGGGCGCTGGCGTCCGAGCGCGACGCCGCGGAGTTCCTCATCCTCGACCGGCTGTTCCCGCGTTCGCTCATCTACACGCTGGGCAGCGCCGTCGACGCGCTCACCCAGCTCGGCCCGGGCAACCAACGGATCCGGCCCGACGACCCCGCGGCTCGTCTACTCGGCGCTGCGAGGGCGTCGCTGGAGTTCCTGCCCCCTGACGAGATCCTCTCCGAGCTGCCGGAGCAGATGGGGAAGCTCCAGGTGGTCTGCTCCCAGACGACGCAGGCCGTCTCCGTTCGATACTTCGAGGGCTCCGCGGCTGCGGAGTGGGTTGGGGGTGCCTGGTGA
- the dapE gene encoding succinyl-diaminopimelate desuccinylase, which yields MSDLIALMQQIMDVESVSGNERALADLVEARLGRLPHLTLHRDGDCVVARTTLGRAERVVIAGHLDTVPVAGNLPSRIVEHEDGPRVWGRGACDMKGGVTVMLALAEELAEPNRDITWIFYDHEEVAATLNGLGRLSRNRPDLIEGAFAVLMEPTSAQIEGGCQGTIRIELTTLGVAAHSARAWMGHNAIHDLAPVLETLAGYESEEIEVEGLVFREGLNAVGITGGMASNVIPPSATVQINYRFAPDKTVDDAVARLRDWFPHQDFEVTDASEAARPGLHLPLAQEFVAAIGEPARPKYGWTDVSRFSALGIPAVNYGPGDSSVAHSDDEFCPASDLDKCAAGLRRWLTHQGEAS from the coding sequence ATGTCTGACCTTATCGCGCTGATGCAGCAGATCATGGACGTCGAGTCCGTCTCGGGCAACGAACGTGCGCTGGCCGATCTCGTCGAGGCCAGACTGGGGCGGCTGCCGCACCTGACTCTGCACCGCGACGGCGATTGCGTGGTCGCGCGGACCACCCTCGGGCGGGCCGAGCGTGTGGTCATCGCGGGCCATCTCGACACTGTGCCGGTCGCGGGCAACCTCCCCTCGCGCATCGTGGAGCACGAGGACGGGCCCCGGGTGTGGGGCAGGGGCGCCTGCGACATGAAGGGCGGGGTGACCGTCATGCTGGCGCTGGCGGAGGAACTCGCCGAACCGAACCGCGACATCACGTGGATCTTCTACGACCACGAGGAGGTGGCGGCCACGCTCAACGGGCTGGGACGGCTCTCCCGCAACCGGCCAGACCTCATCGAGGGGGCGTTCGCCGTGCTGATGGAGCCCACCAGCGCCCAGATCGAGGGCGGGTGCCAGGGGACCATCCGGATCGAACTGACGACGCTCGGGGTCGCGGCACACAGCGCCCGCGCCTGGATGGGCCACAACGCGATCCATGATCTGGCGCCCGTCCTGGAGACCCTTGCAGGGTACGAGTCCGAGGAGATCGAGGTGGAGGGGCTCGTCTTCCGGGAAGGCCTCAACGCTGTGGGCATCACTGGCGGGATGGCGAGCAACGTGATCCCACCTTCGGCGACCGTCCAGATCAACTACCGCTTCGCGCCCGACAAGACGGTCGACGACGCCGTCGCCCGCCTGCGCGACTGGTTCCCCCACCAGGACTTCGAGGTGACGGACGCCTCCGAGGCTGCCCGGCCGGGCCTCCACCTCCCGCTGGCCCAGGAGTTCGTCGCCGCGATCGGGGAGCCCGCACGGCCGAAGTACGGCTGGACCGACGTGTCGCGGTTCAGCGCGCTCGGCATCCCCGCCGTCAACTACGGCCCGGGCGACTCCAGCGTCGCCCACTCCGACGACGAGTTCTGCCCCGCATCCGACCTCGACAAGTGCGCGGCGGGTCTCCGTCGTTGGCTCACCCATCAAGGAGAAGCATCATGA
- a CDS encoding transglutaminase family protein has product MSQYRIVHTTGYRYGGGATDSFNEARMTPLTSRRQLVLSSRLDISPVAWTHAYRDYWGTSAVAFEVHERHSELSVVATSTVDIHEVERATEPIGWEGLSDPDLRDRYVEFLTQTSYVRPHRDVARVAESVRRSAATPGDAVVELTRRLRDRVGYVPGVTQVHTLAGEVWDAGAGVCQDLAHLTLGGLRSIGVPARYVSGYVVQRTDPELGEAMVGESHAWIQYFDGEWLGFDPTSQAEPRGSHVEVGFGRDYSDVPPLKGIYTGSGGSEMYVSVEMTRLT; this is encoded by the coding sequence GTGAGCCAGTACCGGATCGTCCACACGACGGGCTACCGCTACGGCGGCGGCGCCACGGACTCGTTCAACGAGGCACGGATGACGCCGCTGACGAGCCGTCGCCAACTCGTGCTGTCCAGCCGGCTGGACATCAGTCCCGTCGCCTGGACACATGCCTACCGCGACTACTGGGGCACGTCGGCGGTGGCGTTCGAAGTGCACGAGCGCCACTCCGAGCTGAGCGTCGTGGCCACGTCGACCGTCGACATCCACGAGGTCGAGCGTGCCACCGAGCCGATCGGCTGGGAGGGCCTCTCCGACCCCGATCTCCGGGATCGTTACGTGGAGTTCCTCACCCAGACCAGCTACGTGCGTCCCCACCGGGACGTGGCGCGGGTCGCGGAGAGTGTCCGGCGGTCGGCCGCGACCCCGGGCGACGCCGTCGTGGAACTCACGCGACGCCTGCGCGACCGCGTCGGGTATGTGCCGGGGGTCACGCAGGTGCACACCCTCGCCGGCGAGGTGTGGGACGCCGGGGCCGGCGTGTGCCAGGACCTGGCCCACCTGACGCTGGGCGGGCTACGCTCCATCGGCGTCCCGGCGCGCTACGTCTCGGGGTACGTGGTCCAACGGACCGATCCGGAGCTGGGAGAAGCCATGGTCGGCGAGTCACACGCCTGGATCCAGTACTTCGACGGCGAGTGGCTGGGCTTCGACCCGACGAGCCAGGCCGAGCCGCGGGGATCCCACGTCGAGGTCGGGTTCGGACGCGACTACTCGGACGTGCCTCCCCTCAAGGGCATCTACACCGGGTCCGGGGGGTCGGAGATGTACGTGTCGGTCGAGATGACCCGGCTGACCTGA
- the glgC gene encoding glucose-1-phosphate adenylyltransferase: MVARPKVLSIVLAGGEGKRLMPLTADRAKPAVPFGGTYRLIDFVLSNLANSNLRQIAVLTQYKSHSLDRHIAKTWRFSTMLGNYVAPVPAQQRLGPRWYQGSADAIHQSLNLIRDANPDYVVVFGADNIYRMDVEQMIDAHVDSGLGATVAGIRVPRRDATEFGIIDAAPDRKIKSFLEKPSDPPGLPDSPDESFASMGNYVFSRHALVDALRADAENPTARHDMGGDIIPWFTGQGEAQVYDFRDNQVPGATEKDVNYWRDVGTIDAFHEAHMDLVSIEPEFNLYNSEWPIWTDQVQLPGAKFVIRGRAEDSIVSAGCIISGGEVDRTVLSPNVHVDKWAQVSDSVLMDSVRIGRDAVVRRAILDKHVVVPDGVQIGVDHEHDRARGFAVSDTGIVVVGKDVVVPRD; encoded by the coding sequence ATGGTCGCTCGTCCGAAAGTACTATCCATCGTCCTTGCGGGTGGCGAGGGCAAGCGGCTGATGCCGCTCACCGCCGACCGCGCGAAGCCTGCGGTGCCGTTCGGCGGCACCTATCGCCTCATCGACTTCGTGTTGTCGAACCTCGCCAACTCGAACCTCCGGCAGATTGCGGTGCTCACCCAGTACAAGTCGCACTCGCTGGACCGTCACATCGCCAAGACGTGGCGCTTCTCCACCATGCTGGGCAACTACGTGGCACCGGTGCCGGCTCAGCAGCGCCTTGGCCCCCGCTGGTACCAGGGCAGCGCCGACGCGATCCACCAGTCCCTCAACCTCATCCGCGACGCGAACCCCGACTACGTCGTCGTCTTCGGGGCGGACAACATCTACCGGATGGACGTCGAGCAGATGATCGACGCCCACGTGGACTCCGGCCTCGGGGCCACGGTCGCCGGCATCCGCGTGCCGCGCCGGGACGCCACCGAGTTCGGCATCATCGACGCCGCGCCCGATCGTAAGATCAAGAGTTTCCTCGAGAAGCCGTCCGACCCGCCCGGGCTCCCAGACTCGCCGGACGAGTCCTTCGCGTCCATGGGTAACTACGTGTTCAGCCGCCACGCGCTGGTGGATGCCCTGCGAGCGGACGCCGAGAACCCGACCGCCCGCCACGACATGGGCGGCGACATCATCCCGTGGTTCACCGGCCAGGGGGAGGCCCAGGTCTACGACTTCAGGGACAACCAGGTGCCCGGCGCCACGGAGAAGGACGTCAACTACTGGCGCGACGTGGGCACCATCGACGCCTTCCACGAGGCGCACATGGACCTGGTCAGCATCGAGCCCGAGTTCAACCTGTACAACAGCGAGTGGCCGATCTGGACGGATCAGGTGCAGCTACCCGGCGCCAAGTTCGTCATCCGGGGCCGGGCTGAGGACTCGATCGTGTCTGCCGGCTGCATCATCTCCGGTGGTGAGGTGGACCGCACGGTGCTGAGCCCCAACGTCCACGTCGACAAGTGGGCCCAGGTCTCCGATTCGGTCCTCATGGACTCGGTTCGCATCGGCCGCGACGCCGTGGTGCGCCGGGCGATCCTCGACAAGCACGTCGTGGTCCCGGACGGCGTTCAGATCGGTGTCGATCACGAGCACGACAGGGCCCGCGGCTTCGCCGTGTCCGACACGGGCATCGTGGTCGTGGGTAAGGACGTCGTCGTCCCGCGCGACTGA